A window of Neorhizobium galegae bv. orientalis str. HAMBI 540 genomic DNA:
CCCGAAGACGGTGAGGTTATGGCTGTCATGGGCAAGCGTGGTGGCGAATGCGCCCTTCCAAGTGCCCCAGCCGGTCAAGAACCCAAGACGGGTGCGGCTGTCGGCCCGGCCGTGGCGGTGGGTCACGGCGATCAACGTCGTGCCCTCCGGGGGTACCACGTAACCATCGACGACATCCGCATCCGTCTGCCCCCAGTTCGTGAAGCGCGGACGATCGATCGTCGCGAGCCTGACTTTGCGGCCCGTTGCGGGCAATTTGAAATCTTGCGTCTGAAGCGGCTTGAGCTTCACCGAATCCTGCAGAACGCAGGGGTCGGTCGCATGGAGTTCGACCGTCATGACGCCGTCACGCGCAATCAGCGTGCCGCTGGCAAAGACGTGGCGGGCACGGAAATCCGCGAGGTCCTCAAATAGGACGATATCGCCTCGCCGACCGGCGGCGATCAGGCCGAGATCGGCACGGCCGATGCGGACGGAAGCATTGAGCGTGGCCGCCTGCAGCGCCCATTCCGGTTTCATGCCGTAACGCACCAGCCGGCGCACCACGTCGTCGAGGCCGCCGCCCTGAACGAGGTCGTCCGGAAAGACGTCGTCGGTGCAGAGCGTCACCGTCTGCGGCAGACGGCCAAGCGCGTTGAGCGCCTCGACGAATTCCGGCAGCAGGTGATCGTGCGAACCGCGCATCTCGATGGTCAGGCCGGCACGCAGCTTGGCCATCAGGTCGGCAGCGGAGACAAGCTCGTGGTCGGAGGTGATGCCCGACGCCATGAAGGCCGCAAGGTCCGGCCCAGCCAGGCCGCGGGCGTGGCCGCAGACCAGCTTTTCAGATACCAGCGCCGCCTGCACGATGCCGCTCATGCGCGGATCGCGGTCGATGACGCCGCGCATGTTCATGACCTCGGCAAGCCCGCCGATCTTCGGCCAGAACAGCATTTCCTCGATCGTCGCCGCATCGAAATCGGCCCCGGCCATTTCGAGGCCGGGCGCCGACGGCACGCAGGACGGCGCCAGAACGACGGCACGCAGCGGCAGCGGCTTCACCGCTTCGAGCGCCCACGCGACACCCTCGGTCCCGTGTACATTGCCGAATTCATGCGGGTCCCAGACGACCGTCGTCACCCCGCGCGGCAGCACCGCACCTGCATAGGTCGCCGGCGTCACCATCGAACTTTCGATATGCATATGCGTGTCGATGAGACCCGGCGAGATGAACGTACCCGTCGCGTCGATGATCTCCGCGGCATCCGAACGGGAGCCGGTCTCATGGACGCTGGCGATTACCGGCCCGACGAGGCCGATATCGGCCGGGCGCAACTCGCCGGTCACCATGTCAACCAGCGTGCCGCCCGATATCAGGATGTCGAACGGAGCATCGCCGCGCGCCGCCGTGACGGCGCGGTCACGTAAGCCCGGTTCGGTGAATTCCTGTACGCTCGAGATGATACTCTTCACCAGCTTGCCTCTGCCCGCAGTGTTTCAAGAATGACGGCTCTCGCCTTTTCGACGTCGATCTCGACGCCATAGGCCGCGTTGAATTCGCCTCGGCCGGTGCGCGTCTCGACGACGGTGCGGCCGCGCGTCAGCGTGCCCGAAAGTTCGACATCGATGCGCGCCTCGCGCCAGGTGACGTGTTCGGGAAAAACGAAGGCGACGGCCGCGACCGCATCGTAAAGCGCCATGGCCGGACGGCCGCGGCTGGTGGCGATCGCCACGAACCCGGCCAGCAGGTCGGCGACCAGTTCCGCATTACGCCCGCCCGCAGCCCGGATCGGAGCGACGTCGTCGGGAGCGCAAAGCACCTTGCGGCAGAGATCGAGATCGATCATCCGGAACGGGATATTGTGGGTGAGCACGATCGCCAGTGCTTCCGGATCGGCAAAGGCGTTGAACTCAGCGGATGCGGTATGGTTGCCGGTGGTGACCCCGCCGCCCATCCAGGTGAGGTCAGTGATCTTTGCCGCAAGATCCGGCCGGGCGAGGGCCACCGCCGCGATGTTGGTGAGCGGTCCGAGCGCCATGATGCGACGTTCGCCCTCGCCCTTTTCGAGCCAGGCACAGAGCGCTTCGAATGCGTCGGTATGAAACGTGTCCGGGGCTTCCGGCAGGGCCTGGCCGGCGGTCGGGATGCCGGTCTTGCCGAGAATGTTGGTCGCGGTCTCCAGCCTGGCCAGCACCGGTGCGGCACGGCCGACATGCACCGGGAAAGGCCATACGAAAGCGGAGGCCGCGCCGGCTGCATTGCGGCGAACATGCTCGATAGGCGCGTTGCCGAAGACCAGCGAAACGCCGTCGACGCCGAGCCCCGCATGCGCCGCGACCATGATCGCAGCGATGTCGTCGAAGCCCATGTCGGTGTCGATCCAGATTCCCATGTCAGCCGCTCCTTACACGAACCGCAAGAGCGGTGCAGCTTTTTCGGCCGGCAGATCGAAGGTGAGAGCATCACCCAGCGCATGCGCCGGCTGGCTCGCCTCCACCTCGGCCTTGATCGGGCCAAGCGCGGTATCGAGCAGGTACTCACGGCTGTCACCGGCAAAGGAAGTACCGCGCACGGTGCCCTGGAAAGGACCTGTCCCCAGGGTCACCATACGCGGCCGCCAGGCAAGGCCCGCCGCTGAAGGGGCCCCGCTGGAAAGATGACTTGAAAGATCGCCCGAGAGATCGATGAGACCTGCACCGGTCTTCATCTTTCCGTTTTCGAGCGGGAAAATGTTTTCGAACCCGACGAAGTCCGCAACGAAGGACGATGTCGGGCGGTTGTAGATATCTTCCGGCGAACCGATCTGCTCTATCTTACCGCTCTTCATGACCACAATGCGGTCGGCGAGCGCCAAAGCTTCGGCCTGGTCGTGGGTGACGAAGATCATCGTCACGCCGGTCTCCTTCTGGACACGCTGCAGCTCGGTGCGCATGTCGAGGCGAAGGCGGGCGTCGAGGTTGGAGAGCGGCTCGTCGAGCAGCAGCACCTTCGGCTCCATCACCATCGAGCGGGCAAGCGCGACGCGCTGCTGCTGGCCGCCGGAAAGCTCGGCCGGCTTGCGGTTGGCGAAGGTCGAGAGGCCAACGGACTTGAGGCCGGACTGGACCTTGGTATCGAGCTCGGTGCCGCGCATGCCCTTGAGCTTCAGCCCGAAGGCGACGTTCTCGTAGACCGAGAGATGCGGGAACAGCGCATAGGACTGGAACATCAGACCGACGGCGCGTTTGTTGGCGGGCACGCGGGTGATATCGGTGCCGTCGAGGCGGACATGGCCGCTTTTCACCGCCAGCAGGCCGGCAATCGCCCGCATCGTCGTCGTCTTGCCGCAGCCGGATGGGCCGAGGAGCGCGATCAGCTCGCCCTTGCGGATATCGAGATCGAGGTTCGCGACGGCGACGGAATCGCCATAGGCGAGCGTCAGCTTTTCGAGCGAGAGGTAGGACGCGTCAGACATAGCGGGAGAACCCCAGGAAACGTTCGGCAATGAAGACGATGCCGATGGAGAGGAAGGCGAGCAGCGAAGAGAGCGCTGCGACGGAGGGATCAAAGACGATTTCCATATAGGCGATCATGTCGACCGGCAGGGTGCGTACGCCAGGCCCCGAGAGGAACAGCGAGACCGGCACCTGGTTGAAGCTGGTGACGAAGCCGAGGATGAAGGCCGACATGATGCCGCCGCGGATGTTCGGCATCACCACCCGGAAGAAGGCGCCGAGACGAGAAGAGCCGAGCAGTACCGCCGCTTCCTCGATATCGGAGCGCAGATTGTCGAGGCTGGCCGAGACGACGCGCACCGCATAGGGAAGCACCAGCGCGGTGTGGGCGAGGAACAGCGCCAGCGTGATGCCGACCTGGAAGGGCACGACGATATAACGCAGCAGCGCCAGGCCGACGATGATGCCCGGCACGATGATCGGCGCCGAGACTATCGTGCGGACGATTTCCGCCCCCGGCAGCTTATAGCGCGATAGGGCATAGGAGGCCGGGATGCCGAGGATGAGCGCCGCCGCCGTACCGCCGATCGCCAGGAACAGCGACATGCCGAACGAGGCGCGGAAACTCTCGACCGTGAAGACTTTCGCGATCCAGCGCAGCGAAAATCCCTGCGGCGGGAAGGCAAGCGTCTCGCCGGCCGAGAAGGAGGCGGCGACGATGATCAGGAACGGCCCGATCAGGAAGGCGATCACCAGCAGCAGCGTGATCGGAATGAAGAGGCTGCGCGCGGTCATGCCTGGCTCCTCTGCTTGTTGCGCGCCGTGGCGACCCGCTTGAGGAGGATGTTGGCGGCAAAGCTCATGACGATCAGGATGAAGGCGATGACGCTCGCTGCGACGAAATTGTTGGAGACCGCAACCTGCTGGTAGAGCAGCGTTTCCAGCATCAGCACCTTGGAACCGCCGAGGATGGCCGGGGTGATATAGGCGGTCAGCGAGCCGGTGAAGACCAGCGTGCCGCCGATGACGAGGCCTTCCTTGGTGAGTGGCAGCACGACCTTCCAGAACACCTGGAACCAGTTGGCACCGAGCACCCGGGCCGCCGGAATGGCGTCCTTCGGCATGTTTTCGAGCGCCGAGATCAGCGAGATGATCATCAGCGGCAGGAAGAGCTGCAGCAGGCCGATGAAGATCGCCGTCTCGGAGAACAGGATACGCAGCGGCGCTTCGGTGATGCCGAGCGCCTGAAAAGCCTGATTGACGATGCCCGTGCGGCCGAGGATGACGATCCAGGCATAGGTGCGGGCGACCGGCGAGATCATCAGGGGCAGCACGACGAGGCCCGTGACCTTGCCCTTGGCACCGGGCTCCAGGCTGACGATCGCGAACGCCGCCGCATAGCCGATCACCGCCGAGGCGACCGTGACCAGTGCGCCGAGCCTGAGCGTGCGCAGAAAGACGGCCTGGTTGAGCGAATTGGAGAAGAAGTCCGTATAGGCGGAAATCGTCCAGCCGC
This region includes:
- a CDS encoding adenine deaminase, encoding MKSIISSVQEFTEPGLRDRAVTAARGDAPFDILISGGTLVDMVTGELRPADIGLVGPVIASVHETGSRSDAAEIIDATGTFISPGLIDTHMHIESSMVTPATYAGAVLPRGVTTVVWDPHEFGNVHGTEGVAWALEAVKPLPLRAVVLAPSCVPSAPGLEMAGADFDAATIEEMLFWPKIGGLAEVMNMRGVIDRDPRMSGIVQAALVSEKLVCGHARGLAGPDLAAFMASGITSDHELVSAADLMAKLRAGLTIEMRGSHDHLLPEFVEALNALGRLPQTVTLCTDDVFPDDLVQGGGLDDVVRRLVRYGMKPEWALQAATLNASVRIGRADLGLIAAGRRGDIVLFEDLADFRARHVFASGTLIARDGVMTVELHATDPCVLQDSVKLKPLQTQDFKLPATGRKVRLATIDRPRFTNWGQTDADVVDGYVVPPEGTTLIAVTHRHGRADSRTRLGFLTGWGTWKGAFATTLAHDSHNLTVFGSDPADMAAAANAVIEAGGGMAVATGGKVEVLLPLPLSGLVSEAPMVEVAEGFRKIRAAMDRLVDWQPPYLVFKACFGATLACNPGPHQTDRGIADVATGTLLESPILEILE
- a CDS encoding ABC transporter permease, which encodes MFQNRAEALALALPAAIFAAAVFLVPVVILLSDGFRVPTGGWTISAYTDFFSNSLNQAVFLRTLRLGALVTVASAVIGYAAAFAIVSLEPGAKGKVTGLVVLPLMISPVARTYAWIVILGRTGIVNQAFQALGITEAPLRILFSETAIFIGLLQLFLPLMIISLISALENMPKDAIPAARVLGANWFQVFWKVVLPLTKEGLVIGGTLVFTGSLTAYITPAILGGSKVLMLETLLYQQVAVSNNFVAASVIAFILIVMSFAANILLKRVATARNKQRSQA
- a CDS encoding ABC transporter permease yields the protein MTARSLFIPITLLLVIAFLIGPFLIIVAASFSAGETLAFPPQGFSLRWIAKVFTVESFRASFGMSLFLAIGGTAAALILGIPASYALSRYKLPGAEIVRTIVSAPIIVPGIIVGLALLRYIVVPFQVGITLALFLAHTALVLPYAVRVVSASLDNLRSDIEEAAVLLGSSRLGAFFRVVMPNIRGGIMSAFILGFVTSFNQVPVSLFLSGPGVRTLPVDMIAYMEIVFDPSVAALSSLLAFLSIGIVFIAERFLGFSRYV
- a CDS encoding nucleoside hydrolase gives rise to the protein MGIWIDTDMGFDDIAAIMVAAHAGLGVDGVSLVFGNAPIEHVRRNAAGAASAFVWPFPVHVGRAAPVLARLETATNILGKTGIPTAGQALPEAPDTFHTDAFEALCAWLEKGEGERRIMALGPLTNIAAVALARPDLAAKITDLTWMGGGVTTGNHTASAEFNAFADPEALAIVLTHNIPFRMIDLDLCRKVLCAPDDVAPIRAAGGRNAELVADLLAGFVAIATSRGRPAMALYDAVAAVAFVFPEHVTWREARIDVELSGTLTRGRTVVETRTGRGEFNAAYGVEIDVEKARAVILETLRAEASW
- a CDS encoding ABC transporter ATP-binding protein, whose protein sequence is MSDASYLSLEKLTLAYGDSVAVANLDLDIRKGELIALLGPSGCGKTTTMRAIAGLLAVKSGHVRLDGTDITRVPANKRAVGLMFQSYALFPHLSVYENVAFGLKLKGMRGTELDTKVQSGLKSVGLSTFANRKPAELSGGQQQRVALARSMVMEPKVLLLDEPLSNLDARLRLDMRTELQRVQKETGVTMIFVTHDQAEALALADRIVVMKSGKIEQIGSPEDIYNRPTSSFVADFVGFENIFPLENGKMKTGAGLIDLSGDLSSHLSSGAPSAAGLAWRPRMVTLGTGPFQGTVRGTSFAGDSREYLLDTALGPIKAEVEASQPAHALGDALTFDLPAEKAAPLLRFV